A single genomic interval of Eriocheir sinensis breed Jianghai 21 chromosome 33, ASM2467909v1, whole genome shotgun sequence harbors:
- the LOC127006711 gene encoding post-GPI attachment to proteins factor 2-like, which produces MGEAESVIRIPLARMAVVTVCLPLGAFLTCIYLSLRYNFDLSTATHCGVPNYLPSISSAIGEFVPQRYIWRFAIALHSAPRFLLASMYFSFMNRILPKIPFYKNAVRVTTALNVAENMALVFLSFVSSRENYDVHKISFIVFMVCSELYMALTCLLLRDNKNRLTNSLERLAYLKKKQLMAANITCFIVALYFFYRHNKYCEPGMYSVFAFMEYLVVLTNMGFHMTAYYDFHHHELVVAEWKPASS; this is translated from the exons ATGGGGGAAGCAGAGTCCGTTATCAGGATTCCACTTGCCCGAATGGCAGTGGTGACTGTCTGTCTGCCACTGGGAGCCTTCCTCACCTGCATTTACCTGTCGCTGCGCTACAACTTTGACCTGTCAACAGCCACTCACTGTGGA GTGCCAAACTACCTGCCGTCAATATCTTCAGCCATTGGGGAGTTTGTTCCTCAGCGGTACATATGGAGGTTTGCCATAGCCCTCCACTCAGCCCCGCGATTTCTGCTTGCTTCCATGTACTTCAGTTTTATGAACAGAATATTACCTAAAATTCCATTCTACAAA AATGCTGTCAGAGTCACCACTGCTTTGAATGTGGCTGAAAATATGGCCCTTGTCTTCTTATCATTTGTCTCCTCCAGAGAAAACTATG ATGTTCACAAGATCTCCTTCATTGTCTTCATGGTGTGCAGCGAACTTTACATGGCACTGACATGTCTGCTGTTGAGGGATAACAAAAATAGATTAACTAATTCCCTTGAGCGCTTGGCATACTTAAAAAAG AAACAACTTATGGCTGCTAACATAACATGTTTCATTGTGGCTTTGTACTTCTTTTATCGACATAACAAGTACTGTGAGCCTGGGA TGTACTCAGTGTTTGCCTTTATGGAGTACTTGGTCGTCCTCACCAACATGGGTTTCCATATGACTGCTTACTATGATTTCCACCATCATGAACTTGTCGTTGCTGAGTGGAAGCCAGCCAGCAGTTGA